From Rubrivirga sp. SAORIC476, a single genomic window includes:
- a CDS encoding TrkH family potassium uptake protein: MILDWKAIAGILGVLLAALGVTLVAPALVGLAYGEPEWWAFGATAIGSVVVGAGLWVGFKPEDELRVREGFAIVALAWFVLSLVGALPWVMTGVLTEFADAFFEVMSGFTTTGATILGGADTPQIEAVPNAFLLWRSLTHWLGGMGIIVLTIAVLPLLGVGGMQLFKAEVPGPSADKLTPRVTETAKRLWAIYVALTVVQTLLLLPAMSLFDAVNHAMATLATGGFSTENGSVGQYGSAYVDWVITVFMILAGMNFALHYRLLHRDWSATNNEELKVYFTILGLATLLLTLTLWTPTSELLPAPVTLDGEVVTQQVVDEVVSDGATLDEARTEPSTRTGGEEIGGGAEAADALASRAERGRTVIHYDSVLDALRFGAFQAASIITTTGFGTADYEVWPPLALVVLFALFFVGGMAGSTGGGVKVVRVLLILKNSFRELRLLVHPQAILPIRLDHRVVPEGIIRNVLSFIVFYVGLIGVGTLLMGVLGLDIWSAFSATFSCVGNVGPAFGAMGPTENYTHVPVAGKWLLSILMMAGRLEIFTVLLLFTPGFWKR, translated from the coding sequence TTGATTCTCGACTGGAAAGCCATCGCAGGCATTCTGGGCGTCCTTCTGGCCGCCCTCGGCGTGACGCTGGTCGCCCCCGCACTCGTCGGCCTGGCGTACGGCGAGCCCGAGTGGTGGGCCTTCGGCGCGACGGCGATCGGCTCGGTGGTCGTGGGCGCGGGGCTGTGGGTCGGGTTCAAGCCCGAGGACGAGTTGCGGGTGCGTGAGGGGTTCGCCATCGTGGCGCTGGCGTGGTTCGTGCTGTCGCTCGTCGGCGCGCTACCGTGGGTCATGACCGGCGTGCTGACGGAGTTCGCGGACGCCTTCTTTGAGGTGATGAGCGGGTTCACGACGACGGGGGCGACGATCCTGGGCGGGGCGGACACGCCCCAGATCGAGGCCGTCCCCAACGCGTTCCTGCTCTGGCGGAGCCTCACGCACTGGCTCGGGGGCATGGGCATCATCGTGCTCACCATCGCCGTGCTGCCGCTCCTCGGGGTGGGGGGGATGCAGCTCTTCAAGGCCGAGGTCCCCGGCCCCAGCGCCGACAAGCTGACGCCGCGCGTCACCGAGACGGCCAAGCGTCTGTGGGCCATCTACGTCGCGCTGACGGTCGTCCAGACGCTCCTGTTGCTCCCGGCGATGTCGCTCTTCGACGCCGTCAACCACGCCATGGCGACGCTGGCGACGGGCGGGTTCTCGACCGAGAACGGCTCCGTCGGGCAGTACGGGAGCGCCTACGTGGACTGGGTGATCACGGTGTTCATGATCCTGGCGGGCATGAACTTCGCCCTGCACTACCGGCTCCTGCACCGCGACTGGTCGGCGACCAACAACGAGGAACTGAAGGTCTACTTCACCATCCTCGGCCTGGCGACACTTCTGCTCACGCTCACGCTGTGGACCCCGACGAGCGAACTGCTCCCTGCCCCGGTGACGCTCGACGGCGAGGTCGTCACCCAGCAGGTGGTCGACGAGGTGGTCTCGGACGGGGCCACGCTCGACGAGGCGCGGACCGAGCCGAGCACACGCACCGGAGGCGAGGAGATCGGCGGCGGCGCCGAGGCGGCCGACGCGCTGGCGTCGCGCGCGGAGCGTGGGCGGACGGTCATCCACTACGACTCCGTGCTGGACGCCCTCCGCTTCGGCGCCTTCCAGGCGGCCTCCATCATCACCACGACCGGTTTCGGCACGGCGGACTACGAGGTCTGGCCGCCGCTCGCGCTGGTGGTCCTGTTCGCGCTCTTCTTTGTGGGGGGCATGGCAGGGTCCACGGGCGGCGGGGTCAAGGTGGTGCGCGTGCTGCTGATCCTGAAGAACTCGTTCCGCGAGCTGCGGCTGCTGGTCCATCCCCAGGCCATCCTGCCGATCCGCCTGGATCACCGGGTGGTTCCGGAAGGCATCATCCGCAACGTGCTCTCCTTCATCGTGTTCTACGTCGGCCTGATCGGCGTTGGGACGCTGCTGATGGGCGTGCTGGGGCTCGACATCTGGAGCGCGTTCAGCGCGACGTTCTCGTGCGTCGGCAACGTCGGCCCGGCGTTCGGCGCGATGGGGCCGACGGAGAACTACACGCACGTGCCGGTGGCGGGCAAGTGGCTGCTCTCCATCCTGATGATGGCCGGGCGACTGGAGATCTTCACCGTGCTGCTCCTCTTCACGCCCGGCTTCTGGAAGCGGTGA
- a CDS encoding MmcQ/YjbR family DNA-binding protein yields MHLDAFRDHCLALPGAEETLPFGPDTLVFKVGGKMFALMGLERLPPSVNLKCDPERAVELREQYDAITPGWHMNKVHWNTVGLQADVPDDVIRELADHSYALVRASLPKRIRAELDAQ; encoded by the coding sequence ATGCACCTCGACGCCTTCCGCGACCACTGCCTCGCCCTGCCGGGCGCCGAGGAGACGCTGCCGTTCGGGCCGGACACGCTGGTGTTCAAGGTCGGCGGGAAGATGTTCGCCCTGATGGGACTGGAGCGGCTGCCGCCGTCCGTCAACCTGAAGTGCGATCCGGAGCGGGCCGTCGAGCTTCGGGAGCAGTACGACGCGATCACGCCGGGCTGGCACATGAACAAAGTCCACTGGAACACGGTCGGGCTGCAGGCGGACGTGCCCGATGACGTGATCCGAGAACTGGCCGACCATTCCTATGCGCTCGTCCGCGCCAGCCTGCCGAAGCGCATC